The Haloplanus salinarum genome includes a region encoding these proteins:
- a CDS encoding ArsR/SmtB family transcription factor: MDSAVLLDLLGNENRRRILRLLSRKPCYVTEISEYLGVSPKAVIDHLRKLEEAGLIESHTDDKRRKYFHISRNLRLEVSVSPYGFGAKSAYPASPSLDMDGHCRHVSLDAPGEAEDDVQELATAFERLQTLENELSLAQRWVYGRITEVLERLDDHLGVDADNRFHAEVLAAVATGARTTDEVVDAVDAPTDAVRGALNTLADRGVLARRSDEWQVARSYGSE; this comes from the coding sequence ATGGACTCGGCGGTACTACTCGATCTCCTCGGCAACGAGAACCGCCGGCGGATCCTGCGACTGCTGTCGCGGAAGCCCTGCTATGTCACCGAGATCAGCGAATACCTCGGGGTGAGCCCGAAGGCCGTCATCGATCACCTCCGGAAACTGGAGGAGGCGGGCCTGATCGAGAGCCACACCGACGACAAGCGGCGGAAATACTTCCACATCTCCCGGAACCTCCGCCTGGAGGTGAGCGTCTCGCCGTACGGGTTCGGCGCCAAGAGCGCGTACCCCGCGAGCCCGAGCCTCGATATGGACGGCCACTGTCGGCACGTCTCGCTGGACGCGCCGGGCGAGGCCGAGGACGACGTGCAGGAACTCGCGACCGCCTTCGAGCGGTTACAGACCCTAGAGAACGAACTCTCGCTGGCCCAGCGGTGGGTGTACGGCCGGATCACGGAGGTGTTGGAGCGGCTGGACGACCACCTGGGCGTCGACGCCGACAACCGCTTTCACGCCGAGGTGCTGGCGGCCGTGGCGACGGGTGCCCGGACCACCGACGAGGTCGTCGACGCCGTCGACGCCCCGACGGACGCCGTCCGGGGCGCGCTCAACACGCTCGCCGACCGGGGGGTCCTGGCCCGACGGAGCGACGAGTGGCAGGTCGCGCGCTCGTACGGTAGCGAGTGA
- a CDS encoding DUF7124 domain-containing protein: MTLAFELGALEALADPNAVFDDARQWTEYVGVLSDQPTYVVTNFTRKRRIRQDFFSGPRGVRESLDNVADQFDTDRHVFIGTTDEDRAAAEDHDWEYLSVEEAAEFADWELGETDEEDPFEGESRDDWP, from the coding sequence ATGACGCTCGCGTTCGAACTCGGGGCGCTCGAAGCGCTCGCCGATCCGAACGCGGTCTTCGACGACGCTCGACAGTGGACCGAATACGTGGGCGTCCTCAGCGACCAGCCGACGTACGTCGTCACCAACTTCACGCGCAAGCGACGCATCCGTCAGGACTTCTTCTCGGGGCCGCGGGGCGTCCGCGAGAGCCTCGACAACGTGGCCGACCAGTTCGACACCGACCGTCACGTCTTCATCGGCACGACCGACGAGGACCGCGCCGCCGCCGAGGACCACGACTGGGAGTACCTCTCCGTCGAGGAGGCCGCGGAGTTCGCCGACTGGGAGCTCGGCGAGACGGACGAGGAGGACCCCTTCGAGGGGGAAAGCCGGGACGATTGGCCGTAG
- a CDS encoding NAD(P) transhydrogenase subunit alpha, translating to MAKGSTPGRAGGPERRVMIVGVPSETAEDETRVSLIPPVTEKLVDRDVDVCIESGAGVGSEWSDAAYREAGCTVVDDRETVFERADVLCQVRGLAANESEPMDPYREGQVVIGTLGPYDLEEGTWQELGDRRLSSFALEFMPRISRAQSMDVLSSMASVGGYKAALVAAERLPKLFPLEMTAAGTVQPAEVFVIGAGVAGLKAISTAERLGASVRGYDIRLEVKQEVESLGADFVELDLETEGSGDDEGYAVEMGEEFYEQQRKELGRVVPESDVVITTAAIPGAPAPELVSEGMIADMDDGSVVVDLAAADGGNCDPTVADETITYEGVTVFGPTNLPATVPKTASQLFANNLYNFLDHLLADGELVIDTEDEIIDSTLLTHDGTIRRPHEENDEPADEEAGTDEE from the coding sequence GTGGCGAAGGGATCGACACCGGGACGGGCGGGTGGACCGGAGCGTCGCGTCATGATCGTCGGGGTGCCGTCGGAGACGGCCGAGGACGAGACGCGGGTCTCGCTCATCCCCCCGGTGACGGAGAAACTGGTCGACCGGGACGTGGACGTCTGCATCGAGAGCGGCGCGGGCGTCGGGTCCGAGTGGTCGGACGCGGCGTACCGCGAGGCAGGGTGTACGGTCGTCGACGACCGGGAGACGGTGTTCGAGCGGGCCGACGTCCTCTGCCAGGTCAGAGGGCTCGCGGCCAACGAGAGTGAACCGATGGACCCGTACCGCGAGGGCCAGGTGGTGATCGGGACGCTCGGCCCCTACGACCTCGAAGAGGGGACGTGGCAGGAACTGGGCGACCGGCGGCTGAGCTCGTTCGCCCTGGAGTTCATGCCCCGGATCAGCCGCGCACAGAGCATGGACGTGCTGTCGTCGATGGCGAGCGTCGGGGGGTACAAGGCGGCCCTGGTGGCGGCCGAGCGGCTCCCGAAGCTCTTTCCGCTGGAGATGACCGCCGCCGGTACCGTCCAGCCGGCGGAGGTGTTCGTGATCGGCGCGGGCGTCGCGGGACTGAAGGCCATCTCCACGGCGGAGCGTCTCGGCGCGTCGGTCCGCGGGTACGACATCCGGCTGGAGGTGAAACAGGAGGTCGAGAGCCTGGGTGCGGACTTCGTCGAACTCGACCTAGAGACGGAGGGATCGGGCGACGACGAGGGGTACGCCGTCGAGATGGGCGAGGAGTTCTACGAACAACAGCGCAAGGAGCTGGGACGGGTGGTCCCCGAGTCGGACGTCGTCATCACGACGGCGGCCATCCCCGGCGCGCCCGCGCCGGAACTCGTGAGCGAGGGGATGATCGCGGACATGGACGACGGGTCGGTGGTCGTCGACCTCGCGGCGGCGGATGGCGGCAACTGCGACCCCACGGTCGCCGACGAGACGATCACCTACGAGGGCGTGACGGTGTTCGGGCCGACGAACCTCCCGGCGACGGTGCCGAAGACGGCGAGCCAACTGTTCGCCAACAACCTGTACAACTTCCTGGATCACCTGCTCGCGGACGGCGAGCTGGTCATCGACACCGAGGACGAGATCATCGACTCGACGCTACTGACACACGATGGCACGATACGACGACCCCACGAGGAGAACGACGAACCGGCCGACGAGGAGGCGGGGACGGATGAGGAGTGA
- a CDS encoding DUF6149 family protein, with protein sequence MKISQNVRHFASRKALTLPVVGSIVNDKLVDLHTRVFLEKADEDVREARRAHLDDFFDATMDTYLAALNEGYTEAEAREITHIQANFDFYNHGWVEMMEFPTDELEDHYERYVDFFERHGITIDDPLGDFRPAGGVASAPSTPEQLDDPEHPHAEGGFADDVYVDTGEEVVAGGIEEPEDVDPTEAPGVTPDDVRESEGA encoded by the coding sequence ATGAAGATCAGCCAGAACGTCCGCCATTTCGCGTCCCGGAAGGCGCTCACCCTCCCGGTGGTGGGGTCGATCGTCAACGACAAACTGGTCGACCTGCACACGCGCGTTTTCCTGGAGAAGGCCGACGAAGACGTCCGCGAGGCGCGTCGTGCCCACCTCGACGACTTCTTCGACGCGACCATGGACACCTACCTCGCGGCGCTCAACGAGGGGTACACCGAGGCCGAGGCCCGTGAGATCACCCACATTCAGGCGAACTTCGACTTCTACAACCACGGCTGGGTGGAGATGATGGAGTTCCCCACTGACGAACTGGAGGACCACTACGAGCGCTACGTCGACTTCTTCGAGCGCCACGGGATCACCATCGACGACCCGCTCGGCGACTTCCGGCCCGCCGGCGGGGTCGCCAGTGCCCCCTCGACACCCGAGCAACTCGACGATCCGGAACATCCCCACGCCGAGGGCGGGTTCGCCGACGACGTGTACGTCGACACCGGCGAGGAGGTCGTCGCGGGCGGAATCGAGGAACCCGAGGACGTCGACCCGACCGAGGCCCCCGGCGTCACCCCCGACGACGTCCGGGAGTCCGAAGGCGCCTAG
- a CDS encoding methyl-accepting chemotaxis protein codes for MATQESGATSGVDFSQEITGGKTLDHDELHDVLSNSIREIMNSTGAAMRILDTEFNVVVENDLMTELGGVEAEGSELLNCYDQFCHPDVCGTDSCTLKQIVDNGKEEIRVEVEKESYDGRVIPTELVVRPIRNDDGDVVAISETFHDISDRKEATGSIKTAIDEVKATAREVADASQGISTDTSEQLRSITEVDSEVSNLSATVEEIAATADEVNAISDRARDKARAGEDDAEATIEMMETIETEAQTATREIQDLHESIQKIDELVDVINDIADQTNLLALNASIEAARAGQAGEGFAVVADEVKSLAEESKRRAGEIEGIVAEVRTNTEETVESLEETNEVVQDGAQKVRDSGENFQEIAEVVEEVSDGITEVAEATDDQAVSTEEIASMVDETTDGFENVADRAETIAAANEEQTSRIEAISTEVDQLNALDVQTEL; via the coding sequence ATGGCGACACAGGAGTCCGGTGCCACGAGCGGTGTCGACTTTTCACAGGAGATCACCGGCGGAAAGACCCTCGACCACGACGAACTCCACGATGTCCTCTCGAACAGCATACGCGAGATAATGAACTCGACGGGGGCAGCAATGCGTATTCTGGACACGGAGTTCAATGTCGTCGTCGAAAATGATCTGATGACGGAGCTGGGCGGAGTCGAAGCGGAGGGAAGCGAACTCCTCAACTGCTACGACCAGTTCTGTCACCCGGATGTCTGCGGGACGGACAGTTGCACCCTCAAACAGATCGTCGACAACGGAAAAGAGGAAATCCGCGTCGAAGTCGAGAAGGAAAGCTACGACGGCCGTGTCATCCCGACGGAACTCGTGGTTCGTCCGATCCGCAACGACGACGGCGACGTCGTCGCGATCAGCGAGACGTTCCACGACATCAGCGACCGCAAAGAGGCGACCGGCAGCATCAAAACCGCAATCGACGAGGTGAAAGCGACTGCACGCGAGGTCGCTGACGCCTCCCAAGGGATCAGTACCGACACCTCCGAGCAGCTCCGTTCGATCACCGAGGTCGACAGCGAGGTGTCGAACCTGTCGGCGACCGTGGAGGAGATCGCCGCCACGGCGGACGAGGTGAACGCCATTAGCGATCGAGCCCGGGACAAGGCTCGCGCGGGCGAGGACGACGCCGAGGCGACAATCGAGATGATGGAGACGATCGAGACGGAAGCACAGACCGCCACCCGCGAGATACAGGACCTCCACGAAAGCATTCAAAAGATCGACGAACTGGTCGACGTCATCAACGACATCGCCGACCAGACGAATCTGCTCGCGCTGAACGCCTCGATCGAGGCCGCCCGCGCCGGCCAAGCCGGCGAGGGCTTCGCTGTCGTCGCCGACGAAGTCAAGTCACTAGCGGAGGAGTCGAAGCGCCGTGCCGGCGAAATCGAGGGGATCGTCGCCGAGGTGCGCACCAATACCGAGGAGACGGTCGAAAGCCTCGAAGAGACTAACGAGGTCGTACAGGACGGGGCGCAGAAGGTTCGAGACTCTGGGGAGAACTTCCAGGAGATCGCGGAAGTCGTCGAGGAGGTGTCCGACGGTATCACCGAAGTCGCGGAGGCTACCGACGACCAAGCCGTCAGCACGGAGGAGATCGCGAGTATGGTCGACGAGACGACGGACGGCTTCGAGAACGTTGCCGACCGGGCGGAAACCATCGCCGCCGCCAACGAAGAACAGACGAGTCGGATCGAGGCGATCAGTACCGAAGTCGATCAGCTGAACGCACTCGACGTCCAGACGGAGCTGTAA
- a CDS encoding NAD(P) transhydrogenase subunit alpha, whose product MTFVQNLTLFVLAAFVGYEIITKIPTNLHTPLMSGANAISGITLLGSVVVAGSGSDLLATALGFVAVVMATINVVGGYLVSHFMLDQFSQRGK is encoded by the coding sequence ATGACGTTCGTCCAGAACCTGACGCTGTTCGTGCTGGCGGCCTTCGTCGGCTACGAGATCATCACGAAGATTCCGACGAACCTCCACACGCCGCTGATGTCGGGGGCCAACGCCATCTCGGGGATCACGCTCCTGGGATCGGTCGTCGTCGCCGGCTCCGGCTCCGACCTGCTCGCGACGGCGCTCGGCTTCGTCGCCGTCGTCATGGCGACGATCAACGTCGTCGGCGGGTATCTCGTGAGTCACTTCATGCTCGACCAGTTCAGCCAGCGGGGGAAGTGA
- the mptA gene encoding GTP cyclohydrolase MptA: MSHQLPDVQASKPDVTVGLSQVGVTGVEKLVTIDRNGKRPIVLMAEFEVFVDLPSGRKGIDMSRNMQVIDEILEAAVSEPSYRVEEVCGDVAERLLEKHDYTSTAEVRMEADYVTRERTPASDLATQNTATIIAGAVATEEGTREEIGARVTGMTVCPCSQGMSESRARDTLRDLGVDEGTVETFLDRVPQPGHSQRGHATLTITSDGSPDVDLRDVIDVARDAMSARIYNLAKRPDEDHMTYHAHADAKFVEDCVRSLAESVVEEFGHLADDAVIHMKQSNDESIHQHNAHAERELTLEALRAEVDGDAA; the protein is encoded by the coding sequence ATGAGTCACCAGTTGCCTGACGTACAGGCAAGCAAGCCCGACGTGACCGTCGGGCTCAGTCAGGTCGGCGTCACCGGGGTCGAGAAGCTCGTCACGATCGACCGGAACGGCAAGCGACCGATCGTCTTGATGGCGGAGTTCGAAGTGTTCGTGGATCTGCCCAGCGGCCGCAAGGGGATCGACATGAGCCGAAACATGCAGGTGATCGACGAGATCCTGGAGGCGGCCGTCTCGGAGCCCTCCTACCGCGTCGAGGAGGTGTGTGGCGACGTCGCCGAGCGACTCCTCGAGAAACACGACTACACCTCGACGGCCGAGGTCCGGATGGAGGCCGACTACGTCACCCGGGAGCGGACGCCGGCCTCCGACTTAGCGACACAGAACACCGCGACGATCATCGCGGGCGCCGTCGCGACCGAGGAGGGGACCCGAGAGGAGATCGGTGCCCGGGTCACCGGGATGACGGTGTGTCCCTGCTCGCAGGGAATGTCCGAGTCGCGGGCCCGCGACACCCTGCGTGATCTCGGCGTCGACGAGGGAACGGTCGAGACGTTCCTCGATCGGGTCCCACAGCCGGGTCACTCACAGCGCGGCCACGCGACGCTCACGATCACGAGCGACGGCTCGCCCGACGTCGACCTGCGGGACGTGATCGACGTCGCCCGGGACGCGATGAGCGCGCGGATCTACAACCTCGCGAAGCGGCCGGACGAGGATCACATGACCTACCACGCCCACGCGGACGCCAAGTTCGTCGAGGATTGCGTGCGCTCGCTGGCCGAATCCGTCGTCGAGGAGTTCGGTCACCTCGCCGACGACGCGGTGATCCACATGAAACAGTCGAACGACGAGTCGATCCACCAGCACAACGCCCACGCGGAGCGGGAACTCACGCTGGAGGCACTCCGCGCGGAAGTCGACGGCGACGCCGCCTGA
- a CDS encoding NAD(P)(+) transhydrogenase (Re/Si-specific) subunit beta translates to MAGVLGGLPNSVLQFVYLIASVLFIQGLRDMTHPRTATRGNGISSLGMLLAVVVTVLWFEIASPLVLGAALLVGGAVGAWLAVTVETTEMPQLVGLFNGFGGGASALVAGAELVDRVVTGSGLPVGVTATAAIAGIIGAVTFWGSLVAAGKLHGVVGDSPVSSTVGHGIKVVTLAAAVASGVVLVAQPGFVGGAPVSSYWVLVAAASVLGIFLVVPIGGADMPVVIALLNSYSGLAAATTGFVLGNTVLIVAGTLVGASGLILTVIMCESMNRSLVNVLFGGLGGDDEMEDMPDIYEGSISETSAEEVEMLLDVADRVVIVPGYGMAVAQAQHAVAELAELLEEDGVDVEFGIHPVAGRMPGHMNALLAEADVPYDKMRELEEVNPTFSQTDVVIVTGANDVVNPMANTDDSSPIAGMPVLEVGEARSVVVNKRSLSPGFSGIPNPLFAEDNTSMLFGDAKASMQELVNVYKENR, encoded by the coding sequence ATGGCGGGCGTACTCGGCGGGCTCCCGAACTCGGTGCTCCAGTTCGTATACCTGATCGCCAGCGTCCTCTTCATCCAGGGGTTGCGCGACATGACGCATCCGCGGACGGCGACCCGGGGCAACGGCATCTCCTCGCTCGGGATGCTCCTCGCGGTGGTCGTGACGGTGCTCTGGTTCGAAATCGCCTCCCCGCTGGTCCTCGGCGCGGCGCTCCTGGTCGGCGGAGCGGTCGGCGCGTGGCTGGCGGTGACGGTCGAGACGACCGAGATGCCACAGCTCGTCGGTCTGTTCAACGGCTTCGGCGGCGGCGCCTCCGCGCTCGTCGCCGGGGCGGAACTGGTCGACCGCGTCGTCACCGGGAGCGGCCTGCCGGTCGGCGTGACCGCGACGGCGGCCATCGCCGGTATCATCGGCGCGGTGACGTTCTGGGGGAGCCTCGTCGCCGCCGGCAAGCTCCACGGGGTGGTCGGCGACTCGCCCGTGAGCAGCACCGTCGGCCACGGGATCAAGGTCGTGACCCTGGCGGCCGCCGTCGCGAGCGGCGTCGTGCTCGTCGCCCAGCCCGGCTTCGTCGGCGGCGCACCGGTGTCGTCCTACTGGGTCCTGGTCGCCGCCGCGTCCGTCCTCGGAATCTTCCTGGTCGTCCCCATCGGCGGGGCGGACATGCCCGTGGTGATCGCGCTGTTGAACTCCTACTCCGGGCTGGCCGCCGCCACCACGGGGTTCGTCCTCGGCAACACCGTCCTCATCGTCGCGGGGACGCTGGTCGGGGCGTCGGGACTGATCCTGACGGTCATCATGTGTGAGTCGATGAACCGCTCGCTGGTCAACGTCCTCTTCGGCGGCCTCGGCGGCGACGACGAGATGGAGGACATGCCGGACATCTACGAGGGATCGATCAGCGAGACGTCCGCCGAGGAAGTCGAGATGTTGCTGGACGTGGCCGACCGCGTCGTCATCGTTCCGGGGTACGGGATGGCCGTCGCACAGGCCCAACACGCCGTGGCCGAACTGGCCGAACTGCTGGAGGAAGACGGCGTCGACGTCGAGTTCGGCATCCACCCGGTCGCGGGCCGGATGCCGGGCCACATGAACGCGCTGCTGGCCGAGGCCGACGTGCCCTACGACAAGATGCGGGAACTGGAGGAGGTGAACCCGACGTTCTCGCAGACGGACGTGGTGATCGTCACCGGCGCCAACGACGTGGTCAACCCGATGGCGAACACCGACGACTCCAGCCCCATCGCGGGCATGCCGGTCCTGGAAGTGGGCGAGGCCCGCTCGGTGGTCGTCAACAAGCGGAGCCTCAGCCCCGGGTTCTCCGGCATCCCCAACCCGCTGTTCGCCGAGGACAACACGAGTATGCTCTTCGGCGACGCCAAGGCGTCGATGCAGGAACTGGTGAACGTCTACAAGGAGAACCGCTGA
- a CDS encoding NAD(P)/FAD-dependent oxidoreductase, translated as MTQSYVIIGDGIAGSSAAETLREGAPDAEITVITDEGEALYNRILIKEFAKGKLPEMPVSIHEPSWYEERDIDLRLNTLVTNVDPEGHRLRTHEGERIEYDKLLVATGGTPAQLPVENSDAEGVHHFWTFQDARAIREHVERAETGIVVGAGLLGIDLAAICGEQDVDAHYLMRGDCWWRYALSTEGAEILHEAMRERGVEPVFGSGVDRFETDDDGHVTAAIDPNGDRYEGDFVGIAIGLDFNTEILQGTGVECDDGILVDEYMRTNVDDIYAAGDITRYHDTILGERAQNGSWDSAKSQGTVAAKNMLDPESEPFRFVSSYSITHFDFPFLSFGHPTIGDDEAERKYSDTEWRRLAFKDGKIVGGVLIGDLSPQSAYKQLMEEERVVADQKEVLLEKSVDLENLAPTQEQ; from the coding sequence ATGACCCAGTCGTATGTGATCATCGGCGACGGGATCGCGGGGAGCTCCGCGGCGGAAACGTTGCGCGAGGGGGCGCCGGACGCCGAGATCACCGTCATCACCGACGAGGGTGAGGCTCTCTACAATCGTATTCTCATCAAGGAGTTCGCCAAGGGCAAACTGCCGGAGATGCCCGTCTCGATCCACGAGCCCTCGTGGTACGAGGAGCGCGACATCGACCTCCGGCTCAACACGCTGGTCACGAACGTGGATCCGGAGGGGCACCGACTGCGGACACACGAGGGGGAGCGCATCGAGTACGACAAGCTCCTGGTGGCCACGGGCGGGACGCCGGCCCAGCTTCCGGTCGAGAACAGCGACGCCGAGGGCGTCCACCACTTCTGGACGTTCCAGGACGCGCGGGCGATCCGCGAACACGTCGAGCGAGCGGAGACGGGCATCGTCGTCGGCGCGGGGCTGCTCGGCATCGACCTCGCGGCCATCTGCGGCGAGCAGGACGTCGACGCCCACTACCTCATGCGTGGCGACTGCTGGTGGCGCTACGCGCTCTCGACGGAGGGCGCGGAGATCCTCCACGAGGCGATGCGCGAACGCGGCGTCGAGCCGGTCTTTGGGAGCGGCGTCGACCGCTTCGAGACCGACGACGACGGCCACGTCACGGCCGCGATCGACCCCAACGGCGACCGCTACGAGGGTGACTTCGTCGGCATCGCCATCGGCCTGGACTTCAACACCGAGATCCTGCAGGGGACGGGCGTCGAGTGCGACGACGGGATCCTCGTCGACGAGTACATGCGGACGAACGTCGACGACATCTACGCCGCGGGCGACATCACGCGCTATCACGATACGATCCTCGGCGAACGCGCCCAGAACGGGTCGTGGGACAGCGCCAAATCGCAGGGGACGGTCGCCGCGAAGAACATGCTCGACCCCGAGTCGGAACCGTTCCGCTTCGTCTCGTCGTACTCGATCACCCACTTCGACTTCCCCTTCCTCTCCTTTGGCCACCCGACCATCGGCGACGACGAGGCCGAACGCAAGTACTCCGACACGGAGTGGCGTCGCCTGGCGTTCAAGGACGGCAAGATCGTCGGCGGCGTCCTGATCGGCGACCTCTCGCCACAGAGCGCCTACAAGCAACTGATGGAGGAGGAACGCGTCGTCGCGGACCAGAAGGAGGTCCTCCTCGAGAAGTCCGTGGACCTGGAGAACCTCGCCCCGACCCAGGAGCAGTAA
- the gatD gene encoding Glu-tRNA(Gln) amidotransferase subunit GatD: protein MNPGDRVRVERGSVANEGVLMPSTTADHLVVKLPGGYNVGIDREAAAVEVLERDVYDVDGAGEGAGASTVEFDDDLPTVSLISTGGTIASTVDYRTGAVTAQFDAEDVLRAVPDLAGRANYRGRVVANILSENMTPDVWRELARAVHEEIEAGADGVVVMHGTDTMQYTASALSFMLETPVPVVFTGSQRSADRPSSDNVMNAVCAVEAATSDRAEVLVCMHGSSSDDACALHRATRVRKNHTSRRDAFETVGAEPIGRVDYDTETVEFRRDGPERGETDLAIAPDLETSVELVKFTPGMNPAALDHLDDADGVVIEGTGLGHVATDWIDRIEELVDGGTIVAMTSQCLEGRVCDRVYDTGRDLLDAGVVEAGDTLPETATAKLMWVLENRSEPAAAMRESLAGELQPRSTPWR from the coding sequence ATGAACCCAGGGGATCGCGTCCGCGTCGAACGCGGAAGCGTCGCAAACGAGGGCGTCCTCATGCCCTCGACGACGGCCGACCACCTCGTCGTGAAACTGCCGGGCGGGTACAACGTCGGCATCGACCGCGAGGCGGCGGCGGTCGAGGTGCTCGAACGCGACGTCTACGACGTCGATGGCGCGGGCGAGGGTGCGGGTGCGTCGACCGTCGAGTTCGACGACGACCTGCCGACCGTCTCGCTCATCTCGACCGGCGGCACCATCGCGTCGACGGTCGACTACCGGACGGGCGCGGTGACCGCCCAGTTCGACGCCGAGGACGTCCTCCGGGCGGTGCCGGACCTAGCGGGGCGGGCCAACTACCGCGGCCGGGTCGTCGCCAACATCCTCTCGGAGAACATGACACCCGACGTGTGGCGGGAGCTCGCCCGGGCCGTCCACGAGGAGATCGAGGCGGGCGCCGACGGGGTCGTCGTCATGCACGGCACCGACACGATGCAGTACACCGCGTCCGCGCTGTCCTTCATGCTGGAGACGCCGGTCCCCGTCGTCTTCACCGGGAGCCAGCGCTCCGCGGATCGTCCCTCCAGCGACAACGTGATGAACGCGGTCTGTGCCGTGGAGGCGGCCACGAGCGACCGCGCCGAAGTGCTGGTCTGTATGCACGGATCGTCGAGCGACGACGCCTGTGCCCTCCACCGGGCGACCCGGGTCCGCAAGAACCACACCTCGCGGCGCGACGCCTTCGAGACGGTCGGCGCGGAGCCCATCGGCCGCGTCGACTACGACACGGAGACCGTCGAGTTCCGCCGGGACGGCCCGGAACGGGGCGAGACCGACCTCGCCATCGCCCCCGACCTGGAGACGAGCGTCGAACTCGTCAAGTTCACGCCGGGGATGAACCCCGCGGCCCTCGACCACCTCGACGACGCCGACGGCGTCGTCATCGAGGGGACTGGACTGGGACACGTCGCCACGGACTGGATCGACCGGATCGAGGAACTGGTCGACGGGGGCACGATCGTCGCCATGACCAGCCAGTGTCTCGAAGGGCGGGTCTGTGACCGGGTGTACGACACCGGCCGCGACCTGCTCGACGCGGGGGTCGTCGAGGCCGGCGACACGCTTCCCGAGACGGCGACGGCGAAGCTGATGTGGGTGCTGGAAAACCGGTCGGAGCCGGCCGCCGCGATGCGTGAGTCGCTCGCGGGCGAACTCCAGCCGCGGTCGACGCCGTGGCGTTGA
- a CDS encoding NAD(P)/FAD-dependent oxidoreductase — protein MIHVVGGGIAGLSAAYRLQQHGHEATVLEASDDLGGLAATYSTAGDDVEKFYHHLSKSEETIVELAEELGLGDRVEWLVGKNAYYVDGVVHPLDTLPQIAAYPHLSLYDTFRLGLLTLEIDVRGGRPRFDTYDDLEAFEDVPIKEFLLEHTTRGVYENFFEPLLDAKFGDRKEDVSAAWLLGRIKFRGERDLRRGEILGYFEGGFAVLIDALVDAVGRDHVETGTRAVDLSTAGGAVESITVETESGTETRPTDGVVVATMPNVLESLTGYTCEIDFQGAVCAVMTMDEPLTETYWLNVAHDAPFGALIEHTNFVPPARYGGDHLCYIASYVQDREEDVWRMDDDELEATWLDHVGEMFPTFDRSTVREFRVARNPRAAPVYERGYLDLVVPYDLGDAVAEGVYYAGMASRAQYPERSLNGGVVAGFTCADRIAD, from the coding sequence ATGATCCACGTGGTCGGCGGCGGCATCGCCGGACTGTCCGCCGCCTACCGGCTCCAGCAGCACGGCCACGAGGCGACGGTGCTGGAGGCGAGCGACGACCTCGGGGGGCTGGCGGCCACGTACTCGACCGCCGGCGACGACGTCGAGAAGTTCTACCACCACCTCTCGAAGTCCGAGGAGACCATCGTCGAGTTGGCCGAGGAGCTGGGGCTCGGCGACCGGGTCGAGTGGCTGGTCGGGAAGAACGCCTACTACGTCGACGGCGTGGTCCACCCGCTCGACACCCTGCCACAGATCGCCGCCTACCCCCATCTGAGCCTCTACGATACGTTCCGCCTCGGCCTCCTGACCCTCGAAATCGACGTGCGCGGCGGGCGTCCCCGGTTCGACACGTACGACGACCTGGAGGCCTTCGAGGACGTGCCGATCAAGGAGTTCCTGCTCGAACACACCACCCGTGGGGTCTACGAGAACTTCTTCGAACCCCTGCTCGACGCGAAGTTCGGCGACCGGAAGGAGGACGTGAGCGCCGCGTGGCTGCTCGGCCGGATCAAGTTCCGCGGCGAACGCGACCTGCGCCGGGGGGAGATCCTCGGCTACTTCGAGGGTGGCTTCGCCGTCCTGATCGACGCGCTCGTCGACGCGGTGGGTCGGGACCACGTCGAGACGGGGACGCGAGCGGTCGACCTGTCGACGGCCGGGGGCGCCGTCGAGTCGATCACCGTCGAGACCGAGTCGGGCACGGAGACCCGGCCGACCGACGGGGTGGTCGTCGCGACGATGCCGAACGTCCTCGAATCGCTGACGGGGTACACCTGCGAGATCGACTTCCAGGGCGCCGTGTGCGCCGTGATGACGATGGACGAACCACTCACGGAGACGTACTGGCTGAACGTCGCCCACGACGCCCCCTTCGGGGCGTTGATCGAACACACGAACTTCGTCCCGCCGGCGCGGTACGGCGGCGACCACCTGTGCTACATCGCCAGCTACGTCCAGGACCGGGAGGAGGACGTCTGGCGGATGGACGACGACGAACTGGAGGCGACGTGGCTGGATCACGTCGGGGAGATGTTCCCGACGTTCGACCGGTCGACGGTCCGGGAGTTCCGGGTGGCGCGCAACCCGCGGGCGGCGCCGGTCTACGAGCGGGGATATCTCGATCTGGTCGTCCCCTACGACCTCGGCGACGCGGTGGCGGAAGGGGTCTACTACGCGGGAATGGCGAGCCGGGCGCAGTATCCGGAACGGAGCCTGAACGGCGGCGTCGTCGCTGGCTTTACGTGTGCTGATCGGATCGCCGACTAG